AGCTGTTTCAGAGAACTGTCCTCAGGGAGTAACTCAAAATATTTAACTATTTCTGACCCTTTTTCAAATGCAGATTGCTTTAACTCGTCAAATTGTTTTTTAACAATCCGGTTTAGCAGGTTTAAATAATCTGTAATTCTTTGAGTCCGGTAATCAGGTTGTTTTTCTGAAATGGGCTTGTACTCTTCATTCAACTCACGGTAATAATAACCACGCATCATTTCAATCAAGCGGTCTTCAATGATAGACAGCACTGATGAAATACCATAACGCGCCACTTTTACAGGAGAGTCGATGGTGTAAGCCAAGCCCATAACCGGAATATGAAAGGTATGTTCTGATACTTTGTGCATGTTAATTTTTTTTTGCTGTAAAGAGAAACAAAACGCGCGTGTAAAAACATGATTTTGATCAGGTTTTGAAAACTGTGACAATTTTACGACTGACAAAATTTCATTTTTTTCTTAATGGTATATTCCTTGATGTGAGGGAGTCTGTAGAAAGTAAAAATATAATTCATACGATATGGCACAAAAAGGATCGATTTCAGTAAACACGGAAAACATCTTTCCTATTATTAAAAAATTTCTTTATTCCGATCATGATATTTTCTTGCGCGAATTAGTAGCTAATGCTACAGATGCTTCGCAAAAGTTGCAAAAGTTGGCGGGCATTGGTGATTTTAAAGGAGAGTTGGGCGACTTAACTATCCGCATCAAAGTAGATAAAGATAAAAAGACTTTGATTATTTCTGATCGCGGTATTGGTATGACCGAGGCTGAAGTGATGAAATACATCAATCAGGTGGCGTTTTCGGGGGCAACTGAATTTGTTGAGAAATTTAAAGACATCGATACTACTTCAATTATCGGTAAATTCGGTTTAGGTTTTTATTCGGCATTTATGGTAGCCGAAAAGGTGGAGTTGGTGACCAAGTCTTACCAAGATGCTCCTGCAGTAAAATGGACATGTGATGGTTCTACGGAATTTAGCATTGAAGAAGTTGAAAAGGCAGATAGAGGTACTGATATTATACTTTATCTGAACAGCGATTCGGAAGAGTTTTTAGAAGACATTAAAGTTCGTGATATTCTGAACCGTTATTGTCGCTTTATGCCAATTTCGATAGTATTTGGTAAAGACACTGAAAAAATAAAAGAAGGAGAAGAAGAAAAAACGGTTGAAAAAGATCATGTGATCAATTCAGTTCAGCCACTGTACGCTCGCGATCCGCAGTCATTAAAAGATGAAGATTATTTGAACTTTTATCGTGAGTTGTATCCAATGGCTGAAGATCCATTATTCTGGATTCATCTCAATGTTGATTATCCGTTCAATCTTACCGGAATACTATATTTCCCTAAGGTGAAAAACGACATCACATTGCATAAAGATAAAATTCAACTTTACTCGCGACAGGTATTCATTACAGATAATGTAGAGAATATCGTTCCTGAGTTTTTACGCTTAATGCACGGAGTTATCGATTCGCCTGATATTCCTTTGAATGTTTCACGTTCATACCTGCAGTCGGATGCTAATGTAAAGAAAATCAGCAACTACATTACACGTAAGGTAGCTGATAAGTTAGAAGAATTGTTTAAAAACGACCGAGTTTTATTTGAGCAAAAATGGGAGAGCATTGGCCTGTTTGTGAAATACGGCATGGTGACCGACGAGAAATTCTTTGAAAAAGCTCAGAAATTCTGCTTATATGAAAGTTTGGATAGCAAATTCTTCACTTTAGAAGAATACAAAGAAAAAATCAAAGATAATCAGGTTGATAAAGACGGGAATTATACCTTAATCTATACTTCAAGTCCATCCCAACAAGATATTTTCATTCGTGCGGCTAAAAATCGAGGTTTTGATGTGTTGAAGATGGACGCTTTGATTGATAATCATTTTATCAGCAATGTTGAATATAAGCTTGAAAAAGTACGTATGAAACGTGTTGATGCTGACACTGTGGATAAACTGGTTGAAACTGATTCAAAGTTAGACGTTGCATTAACTGAGGAGCAGAAAAAAGAAGTTGACTCAATTTTCAAAAAGGCTACCGGTAATGATAAGCTTGATTTGGAAGTTGCAGCTATGAGCGGCGATGAAATGCCGGTAAGTATTGTTCGTCCTGAGTTTATGCGAAGAATGATGGAAATGCAAGAACTATCGGGCGGCAATGGGGGTATGTTTGGCTTTAACGGGTTCGGAGCAGAAAAAGTAATGGTAAATGGGAATCATCCGCTTATTCAAAAGTTGTTAAAAGAAACTGAAGAAAAACAAGGTCAGTTAGCCCGTCAGGCTTACGATTTAGCTTTGTTAGCACAGGGTATGCTTAAAGGAGAGGCCCTTACTAACTTTATTCATCGTTCACTTGAGATTGTTGATTAAGTGTGAAGAATTTCAAATATGTACTCAAGGCAGCTACTATTTAGCTGCCTTGAGTGTTTTAAAAAGATTAGGAGTGATATCAATCGTAATGCCTAACGTACTGAATATTGGCATGTAGTTTAAACTTTTGTTGCCATATTTTCGTGAATAACCTAGCTGATAATGAAACTTAACTGGTTGTAAACCTGCCCGAACAGTGAATGAGGGCTCATAGAAAAAAGTAGTTTGATGATCTAAATTTCCAAGCTCATCAACTTCTATCATTTCGCCATTGAAATTAGTTGTGCTTTTTCCGAAGTTAAGCGCCGTTAACCGCATGCTAAAAGCCAATTCGACATATTTCTTTTTTATTCCAAAACTTGGGTTAATAAAGAATTTATAAGTAGGAATTTGATAGTTATAATTAATAGGATCATTGGTAAATTTCGAATCAATTTTAAATCTCCCCAATCCAACGCCACCATATAATTCAAAAAGTAAGTTTTGTTCATACTTCCTAAAGTATCCTGCCCCTGCTTCAAAAACAAGGTGATGGCCATTTTTTTCATTTTCCTCCTTATTCCCATTGATTGTGGTTGAACTTGGCTGCGATTCATTGTAAAAGCTTATATTACTAAATAGGCCAATATTTTTGTCTGGAGCATATGCAACAGAAATATCTCCCGGCATGGATGTAGTTACTTTTAATTCATTTTTCTCAGTTAATAATGGAGTTTGTACCGGAGTTGGGAAATATTTGGTCATTGAGCAGGAGGGAAAAAATAAAGTAGGGGGCAATAAAATAAGTAATAAAGTATTTTTCATAGTAGCTATTAGTTTGGTTAAATGGTTAAATATAGAGATGCAACTAAAAAATATTATGAAAAAAATACTAATAAATAGTTAAGTGAAAAGTAGAGGTATAAATTTCTACCAAGGTGTTTAGTTGTTAATTTTAAGGTTAAGGTTAAGGTGAAGATGTCGATTTAAAGAAAGTTAGTCTATTGCACCACTTTATTAGCACAATTACTGCTTGCAAATGCCTCTGGTTTAGCTTTAAATACAAAGCCCATGCTTAATATATAACCCATAGCCTCGTGCAAGGCAATGTTTGATTTAAAACTAGGGTTGGTATTAATATCTGCATGTACTTCCATTTCAACTTCATATAGCTCAAGTAAAGGACAAAGTGCATAGGCAATATCAATTGATTTTTGGACTTCTGTTAACATTCGCTCTCGAATACCCATCTTTTTAATGGATTTATCCTGATGGATGTACATAAAACCACCATGATGTTCGCGCAAAAAGACAATTACGGTTGCATAGTCGATCGTGTCGCCTTTAATTTGTGAGTCAGTGCCGATGCATACCTTTAATTTGTAGCCTTGAGCACTTTCTCTCTCAATGGCTTTTTCTACCTCCTCTAAAATGGGGAAATGAATAATTTCTCCGTTGAATTTTTTCCAAGCCATAACCAATGATTTTAAAAATTAAACTTTACTCCAGAATAATTTCTGTGAGGTTATTATAAAGATATAGCTTTTTAATTATTAAAAACCAAAGAGTTACGTTAAAGTTTTGTGAACGCTGTTGAGATGTTTTTGGAAATTTTCATTTTTTATTAATCTTCAATGAGAATGCCCATTTTTCCCATCCTATAATCACGCATTGCTTCTAAAATTTCGCCTTCGTAATTCATAACAAATGGGCCGTGTGCAACAATAGGTTCATTAATGGGTTCACCGGTCATGATAATCGCACGCAAATCCTTGATTGCTTCTATCGTAATGACTTTGCCATCGTTGTTAAATTTGATAGCGGTTTCAGCATCAACAAGGCCCAAGCCCGCAATTCGTAATTGACCGTTAAGTAAATACAAAAAAGCGTTATGATTACTTGGTAATTCAAGTTGCATTTTTCCGTTTTTTTCGGCCTTAATTACATAGGCATTAATTGGGGTAATATGTTGAATACTTCCCTTGATTCCACTTAACTCCCCTGCAACTATTTTGACCTCAATTAATTCATCATCGCTTTTTATAAAAGGTATTTCTGCTGAAGCTATAGGGAAATATTGGGGTTGATCCATTTTATGGGCCCTTGGAGTATTGATCCAAAGTTGCACAAGTTCTTGCTTTCCTCCAAAGTTTTGAATGTCATGGGGAGGTCGTTCACTATGCATTATACCCATGCCCGAATTCATCCATTGGACACCACCTTCATAAATAATGCTATTATTCCCTCGGCTATCTCGATGATGAACGCCTCCTTCAAAAACAAATGTAACTGGAGAAAAACCTCGATGAGGATGAGGTGCGAATCCTGCTTTTACCGGATTGATATAATTAGGTATGACGGTCTTTACATGATGCAATAACAAAAACGGGTCAATGTTTTCAATCTTTTGCGTTGGAAAAGCCTGTTTAACGGCAATTCCTTCCATATCTATTGTTTGCGCTGTTAATACAGCAGAAACGCTTCTGTCTTTCATTTTTTCTAATTTATTTGATCTATATGTTTAAATACATAAACAATAACTGTTGATTTAGTAATTGCTGTTCAAGGGTTACACAAATTAAATTTTGCAACTTACTTTATAGTTAATTATCTTTCTTGTATCTTATATTTTACATCACAGTTACTTGCCTAAAAACGATTTAACTACTACTTATTGATGACATTATTTACTAACATCTATACGCTGTTTTTGTGTTTGGCGGGACTAACCTCCATTTTTCTTGCTTTAAAAATTTACAAATTGGCAGGTCGGGCCGTTAAATGGTTTGGTCTTCTTTTGATTTTTATATCTATATGGGCTATCGCTTACGGTTTTGAGCTATCTAGTCAAACTCTTGAGCAGATGAAATTCTGGCTTAAGATAGAGTATATTGGGATATCGTTTTTGCCTGTGTTTTGGTTAGCCTTTATACTGCTTTACTTAGGTAAGGAAAGGTGGATGAATAAATTTAACCTAACATTCATATTCTTAATTCCAATAATAACATTGGTTTTGGTATGGACGAATGATTATCATCATTTTCATTATTTGTCCTTATCTCTTGATACACAAAGTGGGCCATTTCCTTTATTGGCGATTAAGAGAGGGTTATGGTATCGAGTGTTTATCTCATATTTTTATTTTGTAACGGCATTTGCCGTATTAATGCTTTTTTTAAAATATAAAAAGTCAAATGATATTTATAAAAAGCACAATACCAGTTTGCTAATCGGATCAATTATTCCATGGGTAGCTAATGTTTTTTACTTAGCCGGTGTGAGACCTTATCAGCATATAGATTTAACACCCTTTGCTTTTATGTTAACAGGGTTGATAATTGGTTTAAGCTTTATAAGGTTTAGGCTTTTTGATATTATTCCTGTTGCAAGGGAAAAAGTGATTGACGCAATGAGTGATGGCATTTTGGTATTAGATACTCAAAATCGAATTGTTGATGCAAATCGACAAATGCTAGAGTATCTAAATCACAAAAACAGTACAGCTGTCATTGGTTCCTTTTTTAATGATATTCTCCCATTTTGCATTCTTCAACATAAGATAAGTCAAAATAGAGTTACTTTGAATGAAGAAATAAGATTGACCAAAGGTGAAGATGAATTGTTGTTAGCAGTTGATGTTGCTCCAATTTTTGATGATAATAGAAAATATGGGGGAGCAGTCCTGATGTTTAAAGACATTACCAGTCAGAAAAAGGATGAGCTAAAATTACAACAACAGTCTAAAGAATTGCAGGCCTTAAATCAATTAAAAAGTCAGCTATTCTCCATTATTTCACATGATTTAAGAAGTCCCTTGGTTAATTTGGTTGATGTGTTGAATCTTGCAGAAGAAAACCTCTTGACTGAAATGGAATTCAAAACGATGCTGCCAAAGCTTTCTAAAAATATTGCCTATACATTCGATTTACTTGAAAATCTACTTTTCTGGTCCAAAAACCAATTTGAAGGAGCGCTAATTTCACCAGAGTATTTTAATCTAAAAAAAATGGTAAGTACTGAATTGCATTATTTTCAGTTAAGTGCCAAAGCTAAAGGTGTTAAATTAAAGAAACAGATTAGTGGCGACATAAATGTGTTTGCAGATCTTCAAATGATTCGTTTAGTGGTAAGAAATTTATTAAGTAATGCAATAAAGTTTTGTCATGCAGGTAGCAAGGTGCTGATAGGTGCTGCATTGAATGAGGATAAATCGGTAGTAATTTATGTAGAAGATTCAGGTGTAGGTATGGGGACTAATGAGCTGGAAATGCTTCAGCGTCAGGAAAGTTTTACTATACGAGGAACTCAAGATGAAACAGGTACCGGTTTAGGTCTGCTGTTATGCCATGAATTTGTTAAAAAGAATAAAGGACAGTTGTTTATAGAAAGTGAATTAAATAAAGGCAGCAAATTTTCTTTTACATTACCGGTTGGAAAGGTTAACGAGGAAGCATATTAACTGCTTTATTTAACAATGCCACGAATACAAATTCGTGACATTGTCAATTGGCTCAGAATTTTCAATAGCCCTTTTATTTATACTAAGTTCTTATACTTAATTCGATGCGGGGTATCGTTGCCTAAGCGTTTTTTACGATTTTCTTCATATTCGGTATAATTACCTTCAAAGAAATAAACCTGTGAATTTCCTTCAAATGCTAAAATATGCGTACAAATACGGTCCAGAAACCAACGGTCGTGGGAAATAATTACAGCACAGCCTCCAAAGTTTTCCAAGGCTTCCTCTAATGAACGTAATGTGTTTACATCAATATCATTGGTAGGTTCATCAAGCAGTAACACGTTAGCGCCTTCTTTTAGAGTAATGGCTAGATGAGCCCTGTTACGTTCCCCTCCCGAAAGTACCCCAACTTTTTTCTGTTGGTCGGCACCGTTAAAATTGAATTTCGATACATAAGCACGACCATTCATCGATTTGTTGCCCAGCATTATATTTTCGGTCCCTCCGGTAATGTTCTCAAACACTGTTTTATCCGGATCCAAATCATTATGGGTTTGATCCACGTAGCCTAGTTTTACAGTTTCTCCCACTTTAAATGAACCGGTATCTGATTTTTCCTGACCGGTAATCAATTTAAATAAAGTGGTTTTACCAGCACCATTCGGTCCAATAATTCCCACGATACCAGCTGGAGGTAAACTAAATTCAAGGTTTTCAAATAAGATACGGTCTCCATATGCCTTTGATACACCATGGGCTTCAATTACCACATTTCCTAAACGAGGTCCTGGAGGAATGAATAATTCCAACTTTTCTTCCCTGTCTTTGGTTTCTTCGCTAGCAAGCTTGTCGTATGCTGATAAACGTGCTTTAGACTTAGCATGACGAGCTTTCGGAGCCATTCGTACCCATTCCAACTCACGTTCCAAGGTTTTTTGACGTTTGGTTTCCGATTTTTCTTCCTGGGCTAAACGTTTCGCTTTCTGATCTAACCATGAGGAGTAATTACCTTTCCAGGGAATACCTTCTCCACGGTCTAATTCTAATATCCAACCGGCAACATTGTCCAGAAAATAACGGTCGTGAGTAACAGCTATTACGGTACCTTTATATTGTTGAAGGTGCATTTCTAACCAATCAATTGACTCGGCGTCCAAATGGTTGGTAGGCTCGTCCAATAATAAAACATCCGGCTCTTGAATCAATAAGCGACATAATGCCACGCGGCGACGTTCTCCACCTGACAAAACGGCAATTTTTGTGTCCGGTTCTGGACAACGTAACGCATCCATTGCACGCTCCAGTTTATTGTCAAGCTCCCATGCTCCAACAGCGTCAATCTTATCTTGTAACTCGCCTTGACGGTTCATTAATTTGTCCATCTCATCAGGGTTTTCATAAACCTCCGGCAGTCCAAAACGTTCGTTAATTTCCTCGTATTCTTTCAGGATGTCAATGATGTGTTGAGCGCCTTCTTGAACAACCTCTTTTACCGTTTTATCTGGATCTAATTGAGGTTCTTGGGCTAAATATCCAACAGTGTATCCTGGTGAGAATACTACTTCGCCTTGATATGACTTATCTAAACCGGCAATGATCTTAAGAAGAGATGATTTTCCGGAGCCGTTTAAACCAATTACACCAATTTTAGCACCGTAAAAAAAGGACAGGTAAATATTCTTTAAAACTTGCTTTTGTGGCGGGTAAATCTTGTTTACCCCAGCCATTGAAAATATGATTTTTTCGTCTGACATTATTGCTTATTTGCTTAAGTTTGCAAATATCGACATTAGCCTGCTGCTCACAAAAAAATTATAGTTTAAGCAATCTTTCTTCATGTTTTACCGTATATAATTTAGAGTTGTCTTTTGGCGTAATTGTTGATAACTTAATAATAAATCGCTTCGATTTATAAAGATAGTTCTTACATTAGTCTCGGGCCGTTTCAGGAGCCCAACTTACCACAAGTTAGTAATCTCAAATAGCTCTTGACTTGTATAAACATTTTAATAATTTAAGCGTTTTTAAGTAATATTCACTATATTCCTTATTATATGGAAGCAAAATTTTCACCGAGAGTTAAAGACGTCATTTCGTACAGTCGCGAGGAGGCTTTACGATTAGGGCACGACTATATAGGTACAGAACATTTGCTTTTAGGACTGATCCGTGAGGGCGATGGCATTGCCATCAAGTTGCTGAAAGGGATGGGTATTGATACCTACAAGTTGCGTAAAACTATTGAAGACGCAGTTAAAGGCACTTCTGGCACAACGGTTAATTTGGGAAATATTCCGTTAACCAAACAAGCGGAGAAGGTTCTGAAAATTACATACCTGGAGGCAAAAATATTCAAAAGCGAGGTGATTGGGACAGAACACTTGTTGCTTTCATTGTTGCGAGATGAAGATAATATTGCTTCTCAAGTATTGAATCAGTTTAATGTTAACTATGAGGTTTTTAAAGCTGAACTTGAAGCCAATGTGAGTGGCATCAGAAGTGAGGCGCCTCAAAGTTCTTCTGATGAGGAAAACTACAGAGAAGAAGAAAACTTTGGAAGCTCTAAGAAAACCAGTGATTCAAAGTCTAAGACTCCTGTACTCGATAATTTTGGTCGAGATTTAACCAAAGCTGCAGAAGAAGGTAAACTGGATCCGATCGTTGGACGTGAAAAAGAAATTGAACGTGTTTCTCAAATTCTTTCCCGTCGTAAGAAAAATAATCCGATCCTTATTGGTGAACCTGGAGTTGGTAAGTCAGCTATTGCAGAGGGTTTAGCATTAAGAATTGTTCAGCGTAAAGTTTCCCGTGTACTTTTCAATAAACGTGTGGTAACCCTTGATTTGGCATCATTAGTTGCCGGAACCAAGTACCGCGGACAATTTGAAGAGCGTATGAAAGCAGTCATGAACGAATTGGAGAAATCTCCTGATGTGATTCTGTTCATCGACGAAATTCATACTATTGTTGGAGCAGGAGGAGCCTCAGGATCGTTGGATGCTTCTAATATGTTTAAACCTGCATTAGCAAGAGGTGAGATTCAATGTATTGGAGCTACAACTTTAGATGAGTACCGTCAGTATATTGAAAAAGATGGAGCATTAGATCGTCGTTTCCAAAAGGTAATGGTTGAACCTGCTACTGTAGATGAAACCATTGAAATTTTGAATAGAATTAAGGAGAAATACGAAGAACATCATGGTGTTAATTATACTCCTGAAGCGATTAATGCTTGTGTCAATTTAACCAATCGCTACATTACTGACCGTTTCTTACCTGATAAAGCAATTGACGCTTTGGATGAAGCCGGTTCTCGCGTACACTTAACCAATATTCACGTGCCTCAAAACATTATTGATATTGAGCAACGAATTGAGGAAATTAAGCTGGAAAAAAACCGGGTAGTTCGTAGTCAGAAATATGAGGAAGCAGCCAAGCTTCGTGATACAGAGAAACATCTGTTAGAAGAATTGGATAAAGCTAAAACTGAATGGGAAGCTGAAACTAAAACTAAGCGTTATGTGGTTTCAGAAGATAACGTGGCAGAGGTTGTTGCAATGATGACAGGAATTCCTGTTCAACGAGTTGGCCAGGCTGATAGTCAAAAATTGCTTAATATGGCTGATGAACTGAGAGATAAGATCATTGGTCAGGATGAGGCTATTAAAAAGCTTACAAAAGCCATTCAACGTACACGTGCCGGGTTAAAAGACCCTAGAAAGCCTATTGGTTCTTTCATATTCTTAGGTCCTACAGGTGTTGGTAAAACAGAGTTGGCCAAAGCCTTAGCTCGATTCATGTTTGATACAGATGATTCATTGATTCAAATCGACATGAGTGAATACATGGAGAAATTTGCAGTTTCTCGTTTGGTGGGTGCTCCTCCAGGATATGTTGGCTACGAAGAAGGCGGACAGTTAACTGAAAAAGTTCGTCGTAAACCTTATTCAGTTGTGTTATTAGATGAAATCGAAAAAGCACATCCTGATGTATTCAATATCTTGTTGCAAGTACTGGATGAAGGTGTGTTAACCGACAGCTTGGGTCGCAAAGTTGACTTCCGTAACACGGTTATCATTATGACTTCAAACATTGGTGCACGTCAGTTAAAAGACTTTGGTCAAGGTGTTGGTTTTACTACTTCGACTAAGCTTGCAGGTGCAGATAGCCATTCACGTGGTGTAATTGAAACTGCTTTAAAGCGTGCTTTTGCTCCTGAGTTCTTAAACCGTGTTGATGACGTTGTTGTATTCAATTCATTGAACAAGGAAGATATCTTCAAAATTATTGACATTGAGCTGAAATCATTGTTTGGACGTATTCAAAATTTAGGCTATACAATTCAGTTGACAGACGATGCGAAAGAGTTAATTGCTGAGCGTGGCTTTGATCCAAACTTCGGAGCTCGTCCGCTAAATCGTGCTATTCAAAAATATCTTGAAGATCCGATAGCGGAAGAGATACTTAAAGGAGAGATTCAGGATGGAGATATTATGGAAATTGGTGTTGATAAAGAAACCAATGAAATAAAGATCAATATTTTGAAGGAAGCGCGTAAGCGCAAGAAAAAAGAAGAAGATAATTTAAGTTAATAGAAACGCCCCGCTCTGGGGCGTTTCCATTTTAGTTGGTTTATAAAGTGAATTTAATTCCTTTATTTTCAGTTGGTAAAGTTATTTGTTTGTCGACTTGCAAGGTTTTATGCAACTGAATGTCTTCTGCCGACATCTAATTAATAAAAACATAGTTTAAAGAGATTGCTTCTACAGAAGTTCTACTCTTAATTTAAAAATGAAGTTTATGAAAAGATTAACCTATACGCTTGGCTCACTTTTGATGATTTTAGGAGTGGCTACCTCATGTCAGGATATTACAGAAGTTTATACAACACCAGCTCGTACTGTAATTACAGATAGACTGCCTAGCGAGTGGACTGCTTATAGTAACGGAACAGGTTATTATACTACCGTTAATATGCCTGAGATTACTTCTAACTTTAATGCTACAGGAGCAGTATTGGTTTATATGTCATTTGACCAAGGATATTATGATGCATTGCCTCAAGTGGTAAATGGAGTGTCGTATTTTTTTGCCTCAACACCTGGATTAGTACAGATCGATATGCAAACCATAAATGGCAGTCAGCTTTCTCGTCCAGGACCAACAAGTGTCAAGATTGTATTGGTGGATGCTGAACAAATTGCCATGATGAAGGATAAGGGAATCAATCTGAAAGATTACAACGCCGTACAAAAAGCGGTAAAGCCAGTTGAAAAATATATTGATTTTAAATAATTCTTGCTAAAATCGGCCTATTGAATTAATAATCAGTTAATATTGGCCCGGTATATTGCTTCAAATTTTATTACATGAAGCAATTTGTTTTAGCATTATTTTTCAGCTGTTATTGTTTAAAATCATTAGCCCAAATGAAGCCAGATATTGATATACAGGGACATAGAGGATGTAGGGGGTTAATGCCGGAAAATACAATCCCGGCTATGATTAAAGCGATTGATCTAGGTGTTCAAACGCTTGAAATGGATTGTGTTATTTCCAGAGATAAAAAAGTGGTGGTTTCGCATGATAATTTTATGTCACATGAGTTTGTGTTACAGCCTAACGGAGAGTCGATTGAGGAAACTGAAGAACGCAAATTCAATTTATATCAGTTGGATTATGAAGCTATAAGAATGTTTGATGTAGGAAGTAAGGTTCATCCTCGCTTTCCTGATCAAAAGAAGTTTTCAGTAGAAAAACCATTGTTATCTTCATTGATTGATAGTGTAGAGAATTACGTCAACGCTAAAGGACTTAAGCCATTGTATTATAACATTGAAACCAAGCTTACACCTGCAGGAGACGTAGTTTTTCACCCGAATCCTAATGAGTTTGTCAATCTATTGATGAGTGTAGTTCTTGAAAAGAAAATTGAAGATAGAGTAATTGTGCAATCATTTGATGTGAGAACACTTCAAGTGATTCATCAGCTTTACCCTAAAATAAAAACAGCTTTACTGGTGGAAAATGAGTTGGGATTGGAGGCTAATTTGGCTGTATTAGGATTTGTTCCTGCTATTTATAGTCCCGATTTCGAGCTTCTTAATGAAGAACTTGTAAATAGTGTTCATGAAAAAAACATGAGTTTGATACCGTGGACAATTAATAAAAATGCTGATATGGAACGGATTGCAAAGATGGGTGTGGATGGTATCATTACTGATTATCCTGATAAAGCCATTAAGCTATTTGGCAATTATCAAAAATAGAAGAACAAAGGCCTTAGAAATGTTAGGCCTTTGTTGCTTTTAATAAAGTTGTTTTTTGTCTATACTGCGCCAAAACTGAAACACTGTAAGGGCTTCCTCTCTCCCTAAGGGAATCATTGGAATCTGCCTTTCGTTATGGTTAAGAGGAATTTCTCTGTAAATAAAGTCATCATCAAAGCCAATTTCTGCAGCATCCTTACGAGTGTTTGCAAAATAGACCTTGGAAGGTCTTGCCCAATAAATAGCACCTAAGCACATAGGACAAGGCTCACATGAAGTGTAAATTTCGCAACCATCAAGCTGAAAAGTTCCAAGGTTTTTACATGCGTCACGAATAGCTATTACCTCTGCATGAGCAGTGGGGTCATTAGTGGTTAAAACCTGATTGTTTCCGCGACCGATAATTACACCATTTTTAACAATCACACAGCCAAAGGGGCCGCCCTCATTTTTTAAGGGCCCTTCTTTTGATAGCCGTATGGCTTCTTGCATA
Above is a window of Solitalea lacus DNA encoding:
- a CDS encoding ribonuclease H-like YkuK family protein; the protein is MAWKKFNGEIIHFPILEEVEKAIERESAQGYKLKVCIGTDSQIKGDTIDYATVIVFLREHHGGFMYIHQDKSIKKMGIRERMLTEVQKSIDIAYALCPLLELYEVEMEVHADINTNPSFKSNIALHEAMGYILSMGFVFKAKPEAFASSNCANKVVQ
- the htpG gene encoding molecular chaperone HtpG; translated protein: MAQKGSISVNTENIFPIIKKFLYSDHDIFLRELVANATDASQKLQKLAGIGDFKGELGDLTIRIKVDKDKKTLIISDRGIGMTEAEVMKYINQVAFSGATEFVEKFKDIDTTSIIGKFGLGFYSAFMVAEKVELVTKSYQDAPAVKWTCDGSTEFSIEEVEKADRGTDIILYLNSDSEEFLEDIKVRDILNRYCRFMPISIVFGKDTEKIKEGEEEKTVEKDHVINSVQPLYARDPQSLKDEDYLNFYRELYPMAEDPLFWIHLNVDYPFNLTGILYFPKVKNDITLHKDKIQLYSRQVFITDNVENIVPEFLRLMHGVIDSPDIPLNVSRSYLQSDANVKKISNYITRKVADKLEELFKNDRVLFEQKWESIGLFVKYGMVTDEKFFEKAQKFCLYESLDSKFFTLEEYKEKIKDNQVDKDGNYTLIYTSSPSQQDIFIRAAKNRGFDVLKMDALIDNHFISNVEYKLEKVRMKRVDADTVDKLVETDSKLDVALTEEQKKEVDSIFKKATGNDKLDLEVAAMSGDEMPVSIVRPEFMRRMMEMQELSGGNGGMFGFNGFGAEKVMVNGNHPLIQKLLKETEEKQGQLARQAYDLALLAQGMLKGEALTNFIHRSLEIVD
- the ettA gene encoding energy-dependent translational throttle protein EttA, encoding MSDEKIIFSMAGVNKIYPPQKQVLKNIYLSFFYGAKIGVIGLNGSGKSSLLKIIAGLDKSYQGEVVFSPGYTVGYLAQEPQLDPDKTVKEVVQEGAQHIIDILKEYEEINERFGLPEVYENPDEMDKLMNRQGELQDKIDAVGAWELDNKLERAMDALRCPEPDTKIAVLSGGERRRVALCRLLIQEPDVLLLDEPTNHLDAESIDWLEMHLQQYKGTVIAVTHDRYFLDNVAGWILELDRGEGIPWKGNYSSWLDQKAKRLAQEEKSETKRQKTLERELEWVRMAPKARHAKSKARLSAYDKLASEETKDREEKLELFIPPGPRLGNVVIEAHGVSKAYGDRILFENLEFSLPPAGIVGIIGPNGAGKTTLFKLITGQEKSDTGSFKVGETVKLGYVDQTHNDLDPDKTVFENITGGTENIMLGNKSMNGRAYVSKFNFNGADQQKKVGVLSGGERNRAHLAITLKEGANVLLLDEPTNDIDVNTLRSLEEALENFGGCAVIISHDRWFLDRICTHILAFEGNSQVYFFEGNYTEYEENRKKRLGNDTPHRIKYKNLV
- a CDS encoding pirin family protein, which codes for MKDRSVSAVLTAQTIDMEGIAVKQAFPTQKIENIDPFLLLHHVKTVIPNYINPVKAGFAPHPHRGFSPVTFVFEGGVHHRDSRGNNSIIYEGGVQWMNSGMGIMHSERPPHDIQNFGGKQELVQLWINTPRAHKMDQPQYFPIASAEIPFIKSDDELIEVKIVAGELSGIKGSIQHITPINAYVIKAEKNGKMQLELPSNHNAFLYLLNGQLRIAGLGLVDAETAIKFNNDGKVITIEAIKDLRAIIMTGEPINEPIVAHGPFVMNYEGEILEAMRDYRMGKMGILIED
- a CDS encoding histidine kinase N-terminal 7TM domain-containing protein yields the protein MTLFTNIYTLFLCLAGLTSIFLALKIYKLAGRAVKWFGLLLIFISIWAIAYGFELSSQTLEQMKFWLKIEYIGISFLPVFWLAFILLYLGKERWMNKFNLTFIFLIPIITLVLVWTNDYHHFHYLSLSLDTQSGPFPLLAIKRGLWYRVFISYFYFVTAFAVLMLFLKYKKSNDIYKKHNTSLLIGSIIPWVANVFYLAGVRPYQHIDLTPFAFMLTGLIIGLSFIRFRLFDIIPVAREKVIDAMSDGILVLDTQNRIVDANRQMLEYLNHKNSTAVIGSFFNDILPFCILQHKISQNRVTLNEEIRLTKGEDELLLAVDVAPIFDDNRKYGGAVLMFKDITSQKKDELKLQQQSKELQALNQLKSQLFSIISHDLRSPLVNLVDVLNLAEENLLTEMEFKTMLPKLSKNIAYTFDLLENLLFWSKNQFEGALISPEYFNLKKMVSTELHYFQLSAKAKGVKLKKQISGDINVFADLQMIRLVVRNLLSNAIKFCHAGSKVLIGAALNEDKSVVIYVEDSGVGMGTNELEMLQRQESFTIRGTQDETGTGLGLLLCHEFVKKNKGQLFIESELNKGSKFSFTLPVGKVNEEAY